Proteins co-encoded in one Brassica oleracea var. oleracea cultivar TO1000 chromosome C4, BOL, whole genome shotgun sequence genomic window:
- the LOC106337021 gene encoding proline-rich protein 3-like → MAIKSTSLTICLLFSLATIATAYYSPSSPPVHQSPAYTHKPTLPPPVYTPPVYKPTLPPPVYTNTKPTLPPPVYTPPIYKPTLPPPVYKKSPTYSPPSYVPKPTYSPPTKPYVPKPTYTPPTKPYVPKPTTYTSPTKPYVPKPTYTPPTKPYVPEILKVIDGIILCKNGYETYPIQGAKAKIVCSEPGSYGKKDVVIYSDPTDSKGYFHVALTDIIKNLLHCRVKLYTSPVETCKSRYNGVPLNSMT, encoded by the exons ATGGCGATAAAAAGCACCTCCTTGACCATTTGCCTCCTATTTTCTTTGGCCACCATTGCCACTGCTTACTACTCTCCCTCATCTCCTCCGGTTCACCAATCACCAGCTTACACCCACAAGCCTACACTCCCACCTCCAGTTTACACTCCACCAGTTTACAAGCCAACCCTTCCCCCTCCGGTCTACACTAACACTAAACCAACTCTTCCACCTCCCGTTTACACTCCACCGATTTACAAGCCAACTCTCCCTCCTCCCGTCTACAAAAAGTCTCCAACCTATTCTCCTCCTTCATATGTCCCAAAACCAACTTATTCTCCACCCACCAAGCCATACGTCCCAAAACCAACATACACTCCACCCACCAAGCCATATGTCCCAAAACCAACAACCTACACTTCTCCCACCAAGCCATATGTCCCAAAGCCAACCTACACTCCTCCCACCAAGCCATATGTTCCAGAGATTCTTAAAGTTATTGATGGCATCATTCTTTGCAAAAACGGTTATGAAACCTACCCAATTCAAG GAGCCAAGGCAAAGATCGTGTGCTCTGAGCCAGGATCATACGGGAAGAAGGACGTTGTGATCTACAGCGATCCAACTGACTCTAAGGGATACTTCCACGTGGCGTTGACCGACATCATCAAGAACCTACTTCACTGTCGTGTCAAGCTCTACACATCTCCAGTTGAGACTTGTAAGAGCAGGTACAATGGTGTACCTCTGAACTCGATGACCTAG